Genomic DNA from Leptotrichia wadei:
ATCAAGCGGCTTCATCGAATTGACATCCATCTGCATCGCATCCAGCCCAATAAAATCCCGAAATTCCTTATTTCCACGCCCTCCTTTATGCCCTGGCACATCAAATCTCACAACCCTGTTAGAAAGATGATTTTTTAAAGCATCAAAAAGAACTGTCTTATTCTGTCTATCTTTATCAATATTTTTCCCCATTTCTTCAACTCCTTTCATATTTTTACTTTTAATTATTACAATTCTAAATTCCAAAATTTTTCATTAAATATTTAGACAAGTTACATTTACATTTTGATTAGTAACTATTTTTTTATAATTTATATGCTTTTTTTCTTAAAAGCAAAGGGGAACAATCGCCATCCCCTTTTATTTCGCAATATTAGTTATTTCAATTTCTTCAAATTATAATATCTGAAGATTTTGGCGAAAGTACTACGCACTAATCCCAGCTCGTCTAAGCATTTTCAATTCAATTATAATATGTAATTTGATGAAAATAGATACCAAGCAAAATTTCGTTAGAAGAAAAATAGATGTTTGAGCTTTTGTAATTTATTTTAAAGTTAAATATATTTATTTGTATTAAAACAATTTATACTCAAAAGCAAGTTCTATTTTTCTTTTATAAGAAAGTTTTGCGTCAAGCGGGGTTGTAAGGGCATGGCGTTTGATGCCCTTACGTTAAAATAAAATATAAAAAAAGAAAAAATAACTATTAACTAGACAAATCTAAAATAAAATTTATAAAATAGTTAATTTGAAGACTTAATTTAAGTATAAAATATTCTTAATATATATTCATTCCACTATAAATTTCAATCATTTCCTTCCTAAGTCTATCCGTAATTTCCAGCCTTTTTTTAGGTGCGATTTCATAAACATCTTGATTGAATAGATAATTTTGTAATCTGATTTCCTTTATTAGCATTTTTGTATGGAAAATATTAGACTGATATACATTTACGTCAATTGCATCGTATATTTTTAATTTTTCAGGCTCAATATAATCTTGAATAGAAGTTATATTATGATCTGTAAAAAATTTCTTTCCTGAAATATCTCTTGTAAATCCACGTATTCTGTAATCAATTGTAATTATATCAGAATCAAAGCTGTCTATCAGATAGTTTAACGTATTTAATGGCGAGATTTCTCCACAAGTTGCAATATCAATATCCACTCTAAAAGTGGAAATTGAATTATCTGGATGGTATTCTGGGAAAGTATGCACTGTTATATGGCTTTTATCCAAATGAGCATGAACTGTATCAGTATCCTGACTTGCCCCACCTTTTTTTATACTGTTTTCATCCATTCCAATTTCCTCAAAAAATGACTTTCCTCTATTACAAGATTTATCGATATTTTCTGGACTTATTCTTTCTTCTGCAATTAAAACATTTACAGAGGCTCCTTGTGGCTCGTAATCCTGTTTTGATATGTTCAAAACTTGTGCTCCAATCATTTCTGCCACACGAATAAGTATTTTTGTAAGTCTTTCTGAATTATATTGCTCATCAATGTATGCAATATAGTCCTTCTGCTCCCTCTCTGTTTCCGCATAGCAAATATCATAAATATTAAAGCTTAACGTTTTTGTTAAATTATTAAATCCATACAGCTTAATTTTATTATTTTCCAATTCATTCATCACTTCCTATCTCATTTTCATAAATTTTTTTCACAACGATATTAAAAAACTATTTATAATACCAAAAAAATCTATATATTTCCCTAAATTTCACTCATAATTTCAAATATATTTTTTCGCCAAATTATAACATTTATACACAATTTTTACAATGAAAATTATAAAATGAATTTCCTTTTAAAAAATTAAATCAAAAAAATCACAGCTAAATTAATAACTGTGAATTTAAATTTATATTATGACAATTTTTATAAAATCATTCTATACTTTACTATTTTATTTTCACATCCCATTACATAAATTTCATTTTCAATCACACAAATTTTTATAATTCTCTCCTTTAATATTTTTTCCTGTTTTAAAATATTAAACTTCATGTCTGTAATTATCAATTCCCCATTTTCCAGTCCGATAAAATATTTACCTTCAAATTCTTCAATATATGTTACTTTTCTATCTGAAATTTTTATTGAATTATAAAGTTCCTGATCCAGAATATTCCATATTTCAACCTCTCCATCTTCTGTTCCCGCAAAATATTGAAGTCCAACTATTTTTGAATAGGCATGATTATTTTCTGTTTTTATTTCAAATATTTTTTTTAATCTGTTTTCAAAGATACTTATTGTATTTATTTGCTCATGATCTTCTCTAAATTTTATTATAACATTTTCTCCACTTGTGAATATTTTATAACTCCCATTTTTTTTACATTTTGAAAGTTTTGTAGAAATTAGCTCTTTTGTATCGACATCATAAGAAAAAAGAGCACTTTCTTTAATATAGACAATTCTTCCACTTGTTATAAAGTTCATAACTTGGATTATATCCCCCATATCAAATACAAGTTCTACTATTCTCTTTTTATTTCCATCACATTTATATACTTTTCCATTTGGAGTAGAAACAAAAAATATACTGGAAACAAACAATTGATTTTTTTCCTTTATATATTTTATAATTTCACAATTTTTTACTTTTCCTCCACTTTCCTTCTCAAATTTTCCCTTATTAAAGTATATTAATTTTTCTCCTGTCGTTATAATCCGCTTATTTATAGGTTCAACACCAAAATCATTTATTCTGGTTTTATAGTTTATATCTTCTTCTAAAATTAATTTCATAGATCCCCTTAATTAATACACTATATCTTCTGTTGGAAGATATCCGGCATTTTTCAAAACTCGTTGCATATTTTCACTTGTTCTTGAAAAAATTTCATTGTTATAATAAATTTTCCAATCTCCATCAGGCTTGGTTGTATCAAAAATATATTTAAATAACATAAAAGTGTCCCCTCTTTTAGCATCATAAACATATAGCCTATAAGTATAATATCTTGGTTTATTTTTTTCATTTTTTTCTGGTATATTTGTCGGAAGTAATTTTAAAATGTCCGATTGAAAGTCAGACAATATATTAAAAATATTTTTATAAGTCAGTTCTTTTTTTTCGTTTAAATTATAAAGCAGTCCAATTTCTATATTCCCTATTCCGACATAATATGTCATATAATCGTTTTCAACATCACAATAGATACTTCCTTTTAATTGTGAGTGATTTATTAGCTCAATTTCCTTGGATACATAAATATTTGGATTTTTAATCCATTTACACATACTTTTATTTTTAGTTGCACTTACATTTGTGT
This window encodes:
- the speD gene encoding adenosylmethionine decarboxylase yields the protein MNELENNKIKLYGFNNLTKTLSFNIYDICYAETEREQKDYIAYIDEQYNSERLTKILIRVAEMIGAQVLNISKQDYEPQGASVNVLIAEERISPENIDKSCNRGKSFFEEIGMDENSIKKGGASQDTDTVHAHLDKSHITVHTFPEYHPDNSISTFRVDIDIATCGEISPLNTLNYLIDSFDSDIITIDYRIRGFTRDISGKKFFTDHNITSIQDYIEPEKLKIYDAIDVNVYQSNIFHTKMLIKEIRLQNYLFNQDVYEIAPKKRLEITDRLRKEMIEIYSGMNIY